The Candidatus Nitrosocaldus cavascurensis genome segment TCTTTTACTGTTGTTGTGGTTGTTCTTGTTTCTGTGGTTGACTCGTTCGGTTGATTCATTCGTATGCATTATCCATATGTAGCCCCTTTCCTTACATATATAAATATTCGTGATATGTGCTGAATCGAATGATGCATTTACGTATTCATCCCTTATATAAATTAATTCTGCTTTATTACATAACTCTTAATATAGTCATCTTTGTACCGTAAGTACTAAGCATATAACATATTATCGGTATCTAGCGTATAATCTGTGTATTTCATTCATAGTTATGCGACAGAGCAAGGGTTAACGGAAACTAATGATCTTGTAACGATAGCCTAGATCGTAACGATATTTCATAATTCGAATTTTGAAATATAATCAATATTAAAATACCCCATAGCCATACTACGAGTATGCTTACTTACATAGAGCCATTGTATAGGCCCCCATCTGAGGCTGACTCACTGATACTTCAGGTTACAATAGGATGCTCATACAATAGATGCTCATTCTGTTCCATGTATAGAAGTAAGAGGTATGAAGAGCGTTCATGGGATGAGATTAAAGCGGAGATAGATTATGCTAGTCAAGAGTACCCAAACACTAGAAGGGTATTCCTTGCAGATGGTGATGCTCTAAACATAAAGACTGAGTATATGCTTAGTATATTAGATTACCTATACAGATCATTTCCAAAACTAGAGCGTGTATCATGCTATGCTATGCCAAAGAACCTCTTGCAGAAGAGCAGGGAGGAGTTGGTAGCACTCAAGGATGCTGGGCTTAAACTACTCTACATAGGCATAGAGAGTGGTTCAGATACAGTACTTAGGAAGGTTACAAAGGGTGCAACCTCAAA includes the following:
- a CDS encoding radical SAM protein, encoding MLTYIEPLYRPPSEADSLILQVTIGCSYNRCSFCSMYRSKRYEERSWDEIKAEIDYASQEYPNTRRVFLADGDALNIKTEYMLSILDYLYRSFPKLERVSCYAMPKNLLQKSREELVALKDAGLKLLYIGIESGSDTVLRKVTKGATSKGIVEGCLKAKSAGIQLSCMLILGLGGRRYSKEHALESARVSSIIAPEYLAALTLLLDDVVRDEFMSKFGEPFEPLSDIEILDELKMLVEHIEPIDDKKIIFRANHASNPYPIKAVLPDDRARTMALIDELKARPDRLKASYLRRF